A single region of the Trachemys scripta elegans isolate TJP31775 chromosome 19, CAS_Tse_1.0, whole genome shotgun sequence genome encodes:
- the SPEN gene encoding msx2-interacting protein isoform X6, whose product MVRETRHLWVGNLPENVREEKIIEHFKRYGRVESVKILPKRGSEGGVAAFVDFVDIKSAQKAHNSVNKMGDRDLRTDYNEPGTIPSAARGLDDTVSIASRSREVSGFRGGGGGPTYGPPPSLHAREGRYERRLDGASDNRERAYEHSAYGHHERGTGGFDRTRHYDQDYYRDPRERTLQHGLYYTSRSRSPNRFDAHDPRYEPRAREQFTLPSVVHRDIYRDDITREVRGRRPERNYQHSRSRSPHSSQSRTQSPQRLASQASRPTRSPSGSGSRSRSSSSDSISSSSSTSSDSSDSSSSSSDESPARSVQSTAVPAPTSQLLPSLEKDEPRKSFGIKVQNLPVRSTDTSLKDGLFHEFKKYGKVTSVQIHGASEERYGLVFFRQQEDQEKALNASKGKLFFGMQIEVTAWIGPETESENEFRPLDERIDEFHPKATRTLFIGNLEKTTTYHDLRNIFQRFGGIVDIDIKKVNGVPQYAFLQYCDIASVCKAIKKMDGEYLGNNRLKVDFANRESQLAFYHSMEKTGQDIRDFYEMLAERRDERRGSYEYAPDRTYYETVRTPGTYPEDPRREYPARSREFYAEWDPYQGDYYDPRYYDDPREYRDYRGDPYEQDIREYSYRQRERERERERFESDRDRDHERRPIERSQSPTHSRRPPSPGASPSQSERLQSDSERRIYSRSSDRSGSCSSLSPPRYDKLDKTRVERYAKNEKNDKERAFDQERIDKDKRLVRKEKPEKLEKDKTDKQKRKAKIHSPSSQSSETDQENEREPSPEKLKGNSKQSKERADKEGTAKNRLELMPCVVLTRVKEKEGKVIDQPALEKLRAKLENDTIKSPLLEQKVQTSQVEQTKSDQSKLEPVRTKVPKEKVLASHVEVVDKEGKLKSKKHLKTEQTTEGANAIELDKLEARKRRFADANLKSDRQKLEVKRSNQDEEDAARMVLKKQLDVTTSSREVTAFREGELERKPLRKEMLKRESKKIKLERLITVTSPKDTQEPANVSVGLGLRPSLELQPRLGEPVDEPVETQEILSKNLNPIKPQHKQMQLLDDQGTEREDMKKNFCGLPEEIPDHKFGQEKPQSADTEEKIGIDIDYTQSYRKQMEQSRRLKQQMEMEIAKSEKFGSPKKEVDEYERRSLVHEVGKPPQDVTDDSPPSKKKKADHFDFEISTKRERNYRSSRQVSEDSERTACSPSIRHFPFHEDDDTLDSPRLMPLKETKESPKIEEKGLSYSNMTVREESLKFNPYDSSRREQMAEMAKIKLSVLSSEDESNRWESQVKQEPGRVDISFPSSVVKRDSIRKRSVRDLEPGEVPSDSDDDNENKPHSPKASSLLESSRLSFLLRDREREERLSTSLERNKFYSFALDKTITPDTKALLERAKSLSSSREENWSFLDWDSRFASFRNNKDKEKVDSAPRPIPSWYMKKKKIRTDSEGKLDDKKEDHKEEEQERQELFASRFLHSSIFEQDSKRLQHLERKDDDLDFISGRIYGRQTSSDGSNSASELVQEPVVLFHSRFIELTRMQQKEKEKDQKPKEVEKQEDKENRPKTPETVPDNKEPEHKSSSLVGPSSVTVVPQESAPVISEKVANEKIVVDITSAREERPSELASTTEEPKPLPELVAPVKVEPPEQLEPPPVIEVNKDVIPATVASEEDSVSTEHPSYLDTKPPTPGASFSQTDINVDPEPDNTPLIPPPPKLVQKSDDSSKPKEENALPAANADPNASQKAEVVAEILPPVSDNDMEVEPPVVVKDKKSYKSKRSKTPVQSATANITEKPVTRKSERIDREKLKRSSSPRGEAQKLLELKVEAEKVSRNAAKSPSAATEPENIEPSLPVGRTRRRNVRSVYATTGDNEGPSPMKDPAEVTRSTRKRGEKEPQETVTTVPTTPRRGRPPKSRRKPEEEISPIKTEPVQQEAEETETKETVETPKPAEGWRSPRSQKLTHGHSLAASSQQGKKGKNEPKAEIAVESEEATETAGQEQNISENSNKLKTTDKEAAASEQKRDRKELDVDKNLPETPTVEMVEKKNAPEKATKSKRGRSRNAKTVVDKASLCLKNVEIRLNVDEVKGALRPSEEEAEPVAISPAKIKSPQKEDNLSPHFVKNEPEDPFQETEKEIMHEPNQSPEAAQLAKQIELEQAVENIAKLTETPSVAAYKEQAADVSEVRQEEEGDKPAHQASETELAAAIGSIINDISGETESFPAPPPYPAAESESEIPAEPAVLPSPREEMEPETDLAVNNILETEAAGGPSVQQVTGTTPSTVEAENKEAEVSFSESSNSAQEADTLQETEVSRKEKGRQKTTRQRRKRSMSKKGETAEVSAFEPERVQSKSPNANEVKAKPEETLKDEKQNKNSVQVSTELNITDASKAATTERTSHEAVSESNVPPKAPAPLELPSQPVPVDDVSQTGFKLRPAIENAPVTPPSASNMTVPAAPSATAAKLPAPAPVGIAPLHSSTTNVTEWIVRHDDTRARSTPPPALPPDTKASDIDTNSSTLRKILMEPKYVSATSLATTHVTTSVAEPVSAPRLEEAPPHPPVEAIKPVSEEKPAVPITNSLDPPVAEAPVFSEKEKISTVIAPKATSVISRMPHSVDLEETPRITLMKQVPQTQTCLVNAPSPKYKQRPSTNDNSRFHPGSMSVIEDRPVETGSSPGLRVNTSEGVVLLSYSGQKTEGPQRISAKISQIPPASAVDIEFQQSVSKSQIKQEPITPSQPAPKGSQTPTGYGNVSTHSLVLGTQPYNTSPVISSVKQERTTLEKSESGHLSVQTPASQSGPVKVFSQTVNTPPVLVHNQMVLSQSVASANKKLPDLTALKVETKALQPSNLSPGVSPHHPSLSGKMHAEANHVSSGPNTPTDRAISHLGVTKQEPHSPRTSGHSPSPFPRACHPGSTSSPALSSNTSVMLAPGIPVPQYISSMHPEQSVIMPPHSVTQTVSLGHLSQGEVRMNTPPLPGIPYGIRPEALHSPRAALQSQIEIRPQRSSTPQPAPIRDIVMPPLSSQHPPEDEMHYHHTVCRGSAPVQSDVLVMQTDYRMHATGIRLDQYNVPRDVRMMMHPHLAAVGDHHPETRQSRTPEGSVKTPPVSKTPQPGKEASKSSEVKMAHSPHSEPRLLSVPPSSQLPGLPLTQPVVVPHGVQIMHPAGSSFHDYRSVYGDMRNYHTAAQLGHPQFPGASPIGLPSRSMTPSQGLPEGEHSHPSQPVRSKTPQISQDSKGSQAAGPEQTHHTTVNRHAAQIDPHVHLQRAQADTGQTSYPSPVAISMKQELPSPHQPQAVQKQSLFIPTTSGPGAPPGLSLSRSEPQSALIQDPSPHSVSQRPVDMVQLLTKYPIVWQGLLALKNDTAAVQLHFVSGNNVLAHRSLPAPEGGPPLRIAQRMRLEASQLEGVARRMMVESDYCLLLALPCGRDQEDVVNQTESLKAAFISYLQAKQAAGIINVPNPGSNQPAYVLQIFPPCEFSESHLSRLAPDLLASISNISPHLMIVIASV is encoded by the exons CAgtgactccagcagcagctcaagTGACGAGTCTCCAGCACGATCAGTTCAGTCTACAGCAGTTCCAGCACCCACATCCCAGCTGCTTCCATCTCTGGAGAAAGATGAGCCCCGTAAAAGTTTTGGGATCAAGGTTCAAAATCTTCCAGTGCGCTCAACAG ATACAAGCCTTAAGGATGGACTTTTCCATGAGTTCAAGAAATATGGAAAGGTGACGTCAGTGCAGATTCATGGGGCCTCCGAGGAGCGATATGGACTTGTGTTCTTCCGACAGCAGGAGGATCAGGAAAAAGCATTGAATGCATCAAAAGGAAAATTATTCTTTGGAATGCAGATTGAAGTGACGGCCTGGATAGGACCAG AAACAGAAAGCGAGAATGAGTTTCGCCCTTTGGATGAAAGGATAGATGAATTTCACCCGAAAGCAACAAGAACACTTTTCATTGGTAACCTTGAAAAAACAACCACTTATCATGATCTTCGCAACATCTTTCAGCGCTTTGGAGGGATAGTG GATATTGACATTAAGAAAGTGAATGGAGTTCCTCAGTATGCATTCCTGCAGTACTGTGATATTGCAAGTGTATGTAAAGCAATTAAGAAGATGGATGGGGAATACCTTGGAAATAACCGTCTCAAG GTGGATTTTGCAAACCGAGAGAGTCAATTGGCGTTTTATCATTCCATGGAGAAAACGGGTCAAGATATCAGAGACTTCTATGAAATGCTAGCAGAAAGAAG AGATGAAAGAAGAGGATCTTATGAATATGCGCCTGATCGTACTTACTATGAGACTGTTAGAACTCCAGGGACGTATCCTGAAGATCCTAGGAGAGAATATCCTGCACGAAGCAGAGAATTTTATGCAGAATGGGATCCTTATCAAGGAGACTACTATGACCCGCGATACTATGACGATCCACGTGAATACAGGGATTACAGAGGAGATCCTTATGAACAAGATATAAGGGAATACAGTTATAGacaacgagagagagagagggaaagagagcgTTTTGAATCGGATCGGGACAGAGATCATGAAAGGAGGCCAATTGAACGCAGTCAAAGTCCAACTCACTCCAGACGTCCACCGAGTCCTGGAGCATCTCCCTCACAATCAGAAAGGCTTCAGAGTGATTCTGAAAGGAGGATCTACAGCAGGTCTTCAGATCGTAGTGGGAGCTGCAGCTCACTTTCTCCTCCAAGATATGACAAACTTGACAAGACGCGTGTAGAGCGTTAtgcaaaaaatgagaaaaatgataaagaacGTGCTTTTGACCAAGAGCGAATAGACAAAGATAAACGTTTGGTGAGGAAAGAGAAGCCAGAAAAACTAGAAAAGGATAAAACTGATAAGCAAAAACGAAAAGCAAAAATTCATTCACCGAGCTCTCAATCTTCTGAAACAGACCAAGAAAATGAGCGAGAACCCAGCCCTGAAAAATTAAAGGGCAATAGTAAACAGAGTAAAGAGAGAGCTGACAAAGAAGGGACAGCCAAAAACCGCCTGGAACTAATGCCATGTGTGGTGCTGACTCGagtaaaagaaaaggaagggaaagTTATTGATCAGCCTGCTTTGGAGAAACTGCGAGCAAAGCTTGAGAATGACACTATTAAATCTCCACTTCTTGAACAAAAAGTCCAGACATCTCAAGTTGAGCAAACAAAATCTGACCAGTCTAAACTGGAACCTGTTAGAACTAAGGTGCCAAAAGAAAAGGTACTTGCCAGTCACGTAGAAGTAGTTGATAAAGAGGGAAAATTGAAGTCCAAGAAACACTTGAAGACAGAGCAGACTACAGAAGGGGCAAACGCAATAGAGCTTGACAAGTTAGAGGCTCGTAAAAGACGTTTTGCTGATGCAAACTTGAAATCTGACAGGCAAAAACTGGAAGTTAAAAGAAGCAACCAAGACGAGGAAGATGCTGCACGCATGGTCTTGAAAAAGCAGCTTGATGTGACAACTTCATCTAGAGAAGTTACAGCTTTCCGGGAGGGAGAATTGGAAAGAAAGCCCTTGAGGAAAGAGATGCTTAAAAGGGAATCTAAGAAAATTAAACTGGAAAGACTTATTACTGTTACCAGCCCCAAAGACACACAAGAGCCGGCTAATGTCTCCGTGGGGCTTGGCTTGCGTCCCAGTTTAGAACTGCAGCCTCGGCTAGGAGAGCCTGTTGATGAACCAGTGGAAACTCAAGAAATCCTTTCTAAAAACCTTAATCCAATAAAACCACAGCACAAACAAATGCAGCTGTTAGATGAtcaaggaacagagagagaggacaTGAAGAAAAATTTCTGTGGTCTTCCCGAAGAGATTCCTGACCATAAATTTGGCCAGGAGAAACCTCAGTCAGCTGATACAGAAGAGAAAATTGGTATTGACATTGATTACACACAAAGTTATAGAAAACAAATGGAGCAAAGTCGCAGATTAAAACAGCAGATGGAAATGGAGATAGCAAAGTCTGAGAAGTTTGGCAGTCCAAAAAAAGAAGTAGACGAATATGAAAGGCGTAGCCTGGTTCATGAGGTGGGCAAACCCCCACAAGATGTCACAGATGACTCTCCACcaagtaaaaagaaaaaggctgaccattttgattttgaaattagCACTAAAAGAGAGAGGAACTATAGAAGCTCTCGCCAGGTGAGCGAAGATTCTGAAAGGACTGCCTGTTCACCTAGTATCAGACACTTTCCTTTTCATGAGGATGATGACACACTAGATTCCCCAAGGCTAATGCCGTTAAAAGAAACCAAAGAATCACCGAAAATAGAAGAAAAGGGTCTTTCATATTCCAATATGACTGTGAGGGAGGAATCCCTAAAATTTAATCCCTACGATTCCAGCAGAAGGGAGCAGATGGCAGAAATGGCCAAAATAAAGCTATCGGTACTTAGTTCTGAAGATGAATCAAATCGATGGGAATCTCAAGTGAAACAAGAGCCTGGCAGAGTTGATATTAGCTTCCCAAGTAGTGTAGTTAAAAGAGACAGCATACGAAAGCGGTCTGTACGGGACTTGGAACCAGGGGAGGTACCTTCAGATTCTGATGACGACAATGAAAATAAACCCCATTCTCCTAAAGCCTCCTCATTATTAGAGAGTTCCAGGTTATCTTTTTTATTAagggacagagaaagagaggaaaggcTGTCAACTTCTTTAGAAAGAAACAAATTTTACTCCTTTGCATTGGATAAGACAATCACACCAGACACAAAAGCCTTGCTTGAAAGAGCTAAATCTCTCTCTTCATCTAGAGAAGAAAACTGGTCTTTTCTGGATTGGGATTCAAGATTTGCTAGTTTTAGAAACAATAAAGACAAAGAGAAAGTTGACTCTGCTCCGAGACCTATTCCATCTTGgtatatgaaaaagaaaaaaatcaggaccGATTCAGAAGGAAAACTAGATGATAAGAAAGAGGATCATAAAGAGGAGGAGCAAGAGAGACAGGAATTGTTTGCTTCTCGATTTTTACATAGCTCAATCTTTGAACAAGATTCTAAACGTCTACAGCATTTAGAAAGAAAAGATGATGACCTGGACTTCATTTCTGGTCGAATATATGGGAGACAAACTTCTTCTGATGGGAGTAACAGTGCCTCTGAGTTGGTGCAAGAACCAGTTGTTCTTTTTCACAGTAGATTTATTGAGCTAACCCGAAtgcagcaaaaagaaaaggagaaagatcAAAAACCAAAAGAAGTGGAAAAGCAGGAAGACAAAGAAAATCGGCCTAAGACACCAGAAACTGTTCCTGATAATAAAGAACCAGAACATAAATCTTCATCATTAGTTGGGCCTTCTTCAGTCACAGTTGTACCTCAAGAATCCGCACCAGTCATATCTGAGAAGGTAGCAAATGAAAAAATAGTTGTGGATATAACTTCTGCAAGAGAAGAAAGGCCATCTGAACTTGCTTCTACAACAGAAGAACCAAAACCTCTTCCTGAACTTGTTGCTCCTGTCAAAGTAGAACCACCTGAGCAGCTTGAACCTCCCCCAGTAATAGAAGTCAATAAAGATGTCATTCCTGCAACTGTAGCTTCTGAGGAAGACTCAGTATCTACAGAGCATCCTTCATACTTGGATACAAAGCCGCCTACACCGGGAGCTTCATTTTCACAAACCGACATCAACGTAGATCCAGAACCTGACAACACACCgttgattccaccacctcccaaatTGGTTCAAAAGTCTGATGACTCTAGCAAACCGAAAGAGGAAAATGCCCTACCTGCTGCTAACGCCGATCCTAATGCAAGTCAGAAAGCAGAGGTAGTGGCTGAGATTCTGCCTCCTGTTTCTGACAATGACATGGAAGTCGAACCCCCGGTTGTTGTAAAAGATAAAAAATCATACAAAAGTAAACGTTCCAAGACTCCTGTCCAGTCAGCCACAGCAAATATCACAGAGAAACCTGTCACAAGGAAGAGTGAAAGGATTGACCGTGAAAAACTTAAAAGATCAAGCTCTCCTCGTGGGGAAGCACAGAAACTTTTAGAATTGAAAGTAGAAGCAGAAAAAGTTTCAAGAAATGCTGCTAAATCTCCTAGTGCTGCAACAGAGCCAGAAAACATAGAGCCAAGTTTGCCAGTAGGTCGAACTAGACGCAGAAATGTAAGATCCGTTTATGCTACCACAGGAGACAATGAAGGCCCATCTCCAATGAAGGATCCAGCAGAGGTAACTAGGTCTACcaggaaaagaggagaaaaggaacCTCAGGAGACTGTGACAACTGTTCCTACCACACCAAGAAGAGGAAGGCCTCCAAAATCACGCCGTAAGCCTGAGGAAGAAATCTCTCCTATTAAGACAGAACCGGTACAGCAAGAGGCAGAAGAGACTGAGACTAAAGAAACAGTGGAAACCCCTAAACCTGCAGAGGGATGGAGATCTCCTAGATCCCAAAAACTAACACATGGTCATTCATTAGCTGCAAGCAGtcagcaggggaaaaaagggaaaaatgaaCCGAAGGCAGAGATCGCTGTAGAATCTGAAGAGGCCACTGAAACAGCTGGTCAAGAACAAAATATTAGTGAGAACAGCAATAAATTAAAGACTACAgacaaagaagcagcagcaagcgAACAGAAACGTGACAGAAAAGAACTTGATGTGGACAAAAATCTTCCAGAAACCCCGACCGTTGAGATGGTAGAGAAAAAAAATGCCCCAGAAAAAGCTACTAAATCCAAACGAGGAAGATCTAGAAATGCCAAGACTGTTGTAGATAAAGCATCCTTGTGTCTGAAAAATGTGGAAATACGTCTCAATGTTGATGAAGTCAAAGGTGCCCTGCGACCAAGTGAAGAGGAAGCAGAGCCTGTGGCAATATCACCAGCAAAAATCAAAAGCCCACAAAAAGAGGACAATTTGTCACCCCATTTTGTAAAGAATGAGCCAGAAGATCCGTTCCAGGAAACGGAAAAAGAAATTATGCATGAACCAAACCAATCCCCGGAAGCTGCCCAGTTAGCAAAGCAGATTGAACTTGAGCAGGCTGTGGAGAACATTGCAAAGCTCACTGAAACACCATCAGTTGCGGCTTACAAAGAACAGGCAGCTGACGTGTCTGAAGTTcgtcaggaggaggagggagacaaacCTGCACATCAGGCGAGTGAAACAGAACTGGCAGCAGCTATCGGATCCATCATCAATGATATTTCTGGAGAAACAGAAAGCTTTCCTGCTCCTCCACCTTATCCTGCTGCTGAATCAGAATCTGAGATACCTGCAGAACCAGCCGTGCTACCATCCCCTAGGGAAGAAATGGAGCCTGAAACTGATCTGGCAGTTAACAATATCTTGGAAACAGAAGCTGCCGGTGGACCCTCCGTGCAACAAGTAACTGGCACTACCCCATCAACAGTAGAGGCAGAAAATAAGGAGGCTGAAGTGAGCTTCAGTGAATCTTCAAATTCTGCACAGGAAGCTGACACTTTACAAGAAACTGAAGTTTCTCGGAAGGAAAAAGGCCGTCAAAAGACTACCCGGCAAAGACGTAAACGGAGCATGAGCAAGAAAGGGGAGACTGCCGAAGTTAGTGCTTTTGAACCTGAAAGGGTACAAAGTAAGTCTCCTAATGCCAATGAAGTTAAGGCAAAACCAGAAGAAACCCTGAAAgatgaaaagcaaaataaaaattctgttcaGGTTTCTACTGAATTGAATATTACTGATGCAAGCAAAGCTGCAACCACTGAGAGAACTTCTCATGAAGCTGTTTCTGAGAGCAACGTCCCTCCTAAAGCTCCTGCTCCTCTGGAGCTACCTTCCCAGCCCGTTCCTGTGGATGATGTGAGCCAAACTGGATTCAAGCTACGGCCAGCTATTGAAAATGCACCTGTTACTCCACCAAGTGCTTCAAATATGACCGTTCCTGCAGCTCCTTCTGCAACTGCAGCAAAATTACCCGCCCCTGCACCAGTTGGGATAGCCCCCCTCCATTCCAGCACCACCAACGTGACAGAATGGATTGTAAGGCACGATGACACCCGTGCTCGTTCCACCCCACCACCAGCTCTTCCCCCTGATACTAAAGCGTCTGATATTGATACAAACTCCAGTACTCTAAGGAAGATACTTATGGAGCCCAAATATGTTTCAGCAACTAGCCTTGCTACTACGCATGTcacaacttctgttgctgagccAGTTAGTGCACCTCGTTTGGAGGAGGCACCTCCTCATCCTCCAGTAGaggccataaaaccagtgtcggAGGAAAAACCAGCAGTTCCTATCACTAATTCTTTGGATCCCCCAGTAGCAGAGGCACCAGTTTTCagtgagaaagaaaaaataagtacAGTTATTGCCCCCAAAGCTACTTCCGTTATAAGCAGAATGCCCCATAGCGTTGATCTAGAGGAAACTCCAAGGATAACATTGATGAAGCAAGTCCCCCAAACCCAGACCTGTTTAGTTAATGCCCCTTCACCAAAATACAAGCAGAGACCTAGCACAAATGATAACAGCAGGTTTCATCCAGGATCTATGTCTGTTATTGAAGATAGGCCAGTGGAAACTGGATCCAGCCCAGGTCTGCGAGTAAACACTTCAGAGGGTGTTGTACTTTTGAGTTACTCAGGACAGAAAACAGAGGGCCCTCAACGAATCAGTGCAAAGATCAGTCAGATTCCCCCAGCAAGTGCTGTTGATATAGAGTTTCAGCAGTCTGTGTCCAAGTCACAAATTAAACAAGAACCTATTACTCCATCGCAGCCAGCACCGAAAGGCTCTCAAACTCCCACAGGATATGGGAATGTGTCCACCCATTCTTTGGTACTAGGAACCCAACCTTACAATACATCACCTGTGATCTCCTCCGTTAAACAAGAACGCACTACCTTGGAGAAATCTGAATCAGGCCACCTTTCTGTCCAGACTCCTGCTTCTCAGTCAGGGCCTGTTAAAGTCTTCTCCCAGACTGTAAACACTCCACCTGTACTAGTTCACAACCAGATGGTACTCTCTCAAAGTGTAGCTTccgccaacaaaaaacttccggATCTGACTGCTCTGAAAGTGGAGACTAAGGCTCTTCAGCCATCAAACTTGAGCCCTGGGGTCAGTCCTCATCACCCTTCCCTGTCTGGTAAAATGCATGCAGAAGCAAACCATGTCAGCTCAGGACCCAACACCCCAACAGATCGGGCTATTTCTCATTTGGGGGTTACAAAACAGGAGCCGCATTCCCCACGTACAAGTGGGCATTCTCCCTCTCCGTTTCCAAGGGCTTGTCATCCTGGCAGTACCTCCTCTCCAGCTTTATCTAGTAACACCTCTGTCATGCTGGCGCCAGGAATTCCTGTGCCTCAGTACATATCCAGTATGCACCCTGAGCAATCTGTTATAATGCCCCCTCATAGTGTCACACAGACTGTATCCCTGGGCCATCTGTCACAAGGTGAAGTGAGAATGAACACCCCTCCTTTGCCTGGTATTCCCTATGGCATCCGCCCAGAAGCGCTCCACTCTCCCAGAGCAGCTCTACAATCCCAGATCGAAATTAGACCACAGAGATCCAGCACACCTCAGCCAGCTCCAATAAGAGACATAGTCATGCCTCCGTTATCCTCTCAGCATCCCCCAGAAGATGAGATGCATTACCATCATACTGTGTGTAGAGGGTCAGCCCCTGTACAGTCCGACGTGTTAGTAATGCAGACAGATTATCGCATGCATGCTACGGGTATAAGACTCGACCAGTACAATGTGCCTCGAGATGTGAGGATGATGATGCACCCACACTTGGCAGCAGTGGGCGACCACCACCCCGAAACGAGACAATCCAGAACACCAGAAGGGTCTGTGAAAACTCCCCCAGTCAGCAAGACTCCACAACCTGGAAAAGAGGCGTCCAAGTCTTCTGAAGTCAAAATGGCGCACTCTCCCCACAGTGAGCCCCGGCTCCTCAGCGTCCCTCCCAGCAGCCAGCTTCCTGGACTGCCTTTGACACAGCCTGTGGTTGTACCTCATGGAGTACAGATCATGCATCCTGCAGGGAGTTCCTTTCATGATTATAGATCTGTGTATGGCGACATGAGAAATTACCATACGGCAGCCCAGCTTGGTCATCCTCAGTTCCCTGGAGCGTCGCCAATTGGTCTGCCTTCCCGGAGTATGACCCCATCTCAG GGTCTGCCAGAAGGTGAACACTCACATCCCAGTCAGCCGGTGCGCAGCAAAACTCCTCAGATTTCCCAGGACTCCAAGGGGTCACAGGCAGCAGGACCTGAACAAACCCACCACACCACTGTAAATAGGCATGCAGCACAGATAGACCCTCATGTACATCTTCAGAGGGCACAGGCAGATACGGGCCAGACTTCCTATCCTTCCCCTGTTGCCATTTCAATGAAACAGGAGCTTCCATCACCACACCAGCCTCAGGCAGTTCAGAAGCAATCTTTATTTATCCCTACAACTTCAGGCCCTGGGGCCCCACCGGGGCTGTCGTTGTCCCGCTCCGAACCTCAGTCTGCTCTCATACAAGATCCATCTCCTCACTCTGTTTCTCAGAGACCTGTGGATATGGTTCAGCTCCTAACA AAATACCCAATCGTGTGGCAGGGCCTTTTGGCTCTAAAGAATGACACAGCTGCAGTTCAGCTCCACTTTGTCTCTGGTAACAACGTCCTGGCGCACCGGTCCCTGCCAGCACCTGAAGGAGGACCTCCACTACGAATTGCTCAGCGCATGCGGCTGGAGGCTTCGCAGTTGGAGGGTGTGGCACGCAGAATGATG GTGGAGAGTGATTACTGCCTATTACTGGCCTTGCCTTGTGGACGAGACCAGGAAGATGTAGTGAATCAGACTGAGTCACTTAAGGCTGCATTCATCAGCTACCTGCAGGCTAAACAAGCTGCAGGAATCATCAATGTTCCCAACCCGGGCTCTAATCAG CCTGCCTATGTTCTGCAGATATTCCCACCCTGTGAATTCTCTGAAAGCCACCTGTCCCGTCTAGCTCCAGACCTCCTAGCCAGCATCTCCAACATCTCTCCTCACCTTATGATTGTCATCGCATCGGTATGA